One Nostoc sp. UHCC 0302 DNA window includes the following coding sequences:
- a CDS encoding DUF262 domain-containing protein has translation MAAIESRDYTLEELFQDFYVVKAYQREYVWEEKQVLELLEDVYEPFLDNKSGTDWECFIGSIIVCKSQELYELIDGQQRMTTAYLILCAVRDFLQKLNPNEPVGKLEEFITSYFVEQNGNEKFKERIELQYDEESRNVLEKIAKKQNFEDISDNSSVQRIKNAYQVALTFLKDEFTEDEAAIQQVKLFFARFIKNVRVVRVETKSMSHALKVFATINNRGVGLDAVDLLKNLMFIQIKDKDFEKLKNKWKEMLKILYKSNENPIRFLRYFIISKYDSERIREDKIYEWFDKNKEKCGYEDKPFEFIDSLLKSAKAFANFKEGNDMFGKMNRYLVNISYLSTSQHFVLLLAAQHLSREMFTELCKHIENFLFIYIITQARSSKLEILFVEWASKLRQINDKQSLDKFITEEIRTEKQKLCEKFLLAFRQLNEDSVRKKIMQYILAKLTQYIDELAYGEIEAHTYLKNYINKNVEIEHILPQNHEVVKSLFNKPEQIYKKYVKYLGNLTLIEKSINTSIKNKPFEFKKNAYQKSKFLITKSIAERVNIGINTAIDRAVKDLTIFDEWNSDSIECRQEMLAQLAKKVWDIS, from the coding sequence ATGGCTGCAATTGAATCTCGTGATTATACCTTAGAAGAACTATTTCAGGACTTTTATGTAGTTAAAGCCTATCAACGTGAGTATGTTTGGGAAGAAAAACAAGTTTTAGAACTTCTTGAAGATGTCTATGAGCCATTTTTAGACAACAAATCTGGGACTGACTGGGAGTGTTTTATAGGAAGTATTATTGTTTGTAAATCTCAGGAATTATATGAGCTTATCGACGGTCAACAGAGAATGACAACTGCATACTTAATTCTCTGTGCAGTAAGAGATTTCTTACAAAAATTAAATCCTAATGAACCTGTAGGTAAGCTTGAGGAATTTATTACTTCATATTTTGTAGAACAAAACGGTAATGAGAAATTTAAAGAAAGAATAGAACTTCAGTATGATGAGGAAAGCAGAAATGTTTTAGAAAAAATTGCTAAAAAACAGAATTTTGAGGATATTTCTGATAATAGCTCTGTACAACGCATCAAAAATGCTTATCAAGTTGCCCTAACATTTCTCAAAGATGAATTTACTGAAGATGAGGCTGCTATTCAGCAAGTTAAACTATTTTTTGCACGCTTTATTAAAAATGTGAGAGTAGTCCGTGTAGAAACTAAGAGTATGTCACATGCACTTAAAGTTTTTGCAACTATCAATAACCGTGGTGTTGGTCTTGATGCTGTAGACTTACTCAAAAATCTAATGTTTATCCAAATCAAAGATAAAGACTTTGAAAAACTTAAAAACAAATGGAAGGAAATGCTTAAAATATTGTATAAGTCCAACGAAAACCCTATAAGATTTCTCCGTTACTTCATTATTTCAAAATATGATTCAGAACGTATAAGAGAGGATAAAATTTATGAATGGTTTGATAAGAATAAAGAAAAATGTGGATATGAAGATAAGCCATTTGAATTTATTGATTCTCTTCTAAAATCTGCAAAAGCATTTGCAAACTTTAAAGAAGGTAATGATATGTTTGGCAAAATGAATCGCTATTTGGTAAATATATCTTATCTTTCTACCAGTCAGCATTTTGTATTACTTTTAGCTGCTCAGCATCTTTCTAGAGAAATGTTTACAGAACTCTGTAAACATATTGAGAATTTTTTATTTATCTATATTATTACACAAGCTAGGTCGAGCAAACTTGAAATTTTATTTGTTGAATGGGCATCTAAGCTAAGACAAATTAATGATAAACAGTCACTAGATAAATTTATAACTGAAGAAATTAGAACTGAAAAGCAAAAACTATGTGAAAAATTTTTACTTGCCTTTCGTCAACTGAATGAAGATTCTGTACGAAAAAAAATAATGCAATATATATTAGCTAAACTTACCCAGTATATTGATGAATTAGCTTATGGAGAAATAGAAGCTCATACTTATTTAAAAAACTATATAAATAAAAACGTTGAAATTGAACATATTTTACCGCAAAACCATGAGGTAGTGAAATCTTTATTTAATAAACCAGAGCAAATATATAAAAAATATGTCAAATATCTTGGAAATCTTACCTTAATAGAGAAGTCTATTAATACTTCAATAAAGAATAAGCCATTTGAATTTAAGAAAAATGCTTATCAAAAATCTAAGTTTTTAATTACTAAGTCCATAGCAGAACGAGTTAATATCGGTATAAATACAGCAATTGATCGTGCAGTAAAAGACTTAACTATATTTGACGAATGGAATTCTGATTCAATAGAGTGTCGGCAAGAAATGCTAGCTCAATTGGCAAAGAAAGTTTGGGATATTAGCTAA
- a CDS encoding MFS transporter, which produces MQPSDLDTKILPLSPSYVKKQNRASDPTVPNHLSTVPKSTSNQINSEEISPKDISKNEKTGTAEIPKTDVNSQSEKQSDDQLTDDNGDSGNSSNGYSLPGNTISEKEPPELDKSALGRDTLSKNGQQQGFLPVLKNPNFLALWGGQVFCQLADKVYLVLMIALINTLFKSGNQSISGWVSALMMSFTIPAVLFGSVAGVFVDRWSKKAVLVATNVWRGILVLSIPLLLWLTHNWKPIGMIPVGFLIILGVTFLVSTLTQFFAPAEQSAIPLVVEEQHLLSANSLYTTTMMASVIVGFAIGEPLLAIADSIWLQVTGSNGLGKEFLVGGSYAIAGIILFLLRTNEKPHAPETEFPHVFSDLRDGLGYLKANSRIRNALFQLIILFSVFAALTVLAVRMAEIIPNLKASQFGFLLAAGGVGIAAGATILGQFGQRFSYTQLSLCGCLGMAASLIGLSVFTTHLLLVLLLVTLLGIFGALVGIPMQTAIQTETPPEMRGKVFGLQNNVINIALSLPLALAGVAETFFGLQVVFLGLAAFVFSGAILTWYNSHQ; this is translated from the coding sequence ATGCAACCGTCTGATTTGGATACAAAAATCCTGCCTTTATCACCAAGCTACGTCAAAAAACAGAATAGGGCATCAGATCCTACAGTACCCAATCACTTAAGTACCGTTCCTAAGTCTACATCTAATCAAATCAATAGCGAAGAAATATCCCCAAAAGATATTTCTAAAAATGAAAAAACAGGTACGGCAGAAATACCAAAAACTGATGTTAATAGTCAATCAGAAAAACAATCTGACGACCAATTAACTGATGATAACGGAGATAGTGGCAACAGCAGCAACGGGTATAGTTTGCCAGGAAACACTATTTCAGAAAAAGAGCCACCGGAATTAGATAAATCTGCTTTGGGGAGAGATACTTTATCAAAAAATGGGCAACAGCAGGGGTTTTTACCTGTGTTGAAAAACCCGAATTTTCTTGCTCTTTGGGGTGGTCAAGTTTTCTGCCAACTAGCAGATAAAGTATATCTAGTTCTGATGATTGCTTTGATTAATACTCTATTTAAAAGTGGCAATCAAAGCATTAGTGGTTGGGTATCAGCGTTGATGATGTCTTTTACTATTCCAGCTGTATTATTTGGTTCTGTTGCTGGTGTTTTTGTTGATCGCTGGTCGAAAAAAGCTGTGTTAGTGGCAACTAATGTTTGGCGCGGCATCTTGGTTCTGTCAATTCCTTTGTTGTTGTGGTTGACTCATAATTGGAAACCAATAGGAATGATACCAGTTGGTTTTCTAATTATTCTGGGCGTAACTTTTTTAGTTTCTACCCTAACGCAGTTTTTTGCTCCAGCAGAACAGTCGGCAATTCCTTTAGTAGTAGAAGAACAGCATTTACTTTCTGCTAACTCTCTGTACACAACGACGATGATGGCATCGGTAATAGTTGGGTTTGCTATCGGGGAACCTTTGTTAGCAATAGCTGATAGTATTTGGCTACAAGTAACTGGTAGTAATGGACTTGGTAAAGAATTTTTAGTTGGTGGCAGTTATGCGATCGCAGGCATAATTTTATTCCTCTTGAGAACTAATGAAAAGCCCCATGCCCCTGAAACAGAATTTCCTCACGTATTCTCTGACTTACGGGATGGTTTGGGCTACCTCAAGGCAAATTCTCGCATACGTAATGCCTTATTTCAGCTGATCATTTTGTTTTCTGTCTTTGCGGCATTAACTGTTTTAGCCGTTCGCATGGCAGAAATAATCCCTAATTTGAAAGCCTCACAATTCGGGTTTTTACTAGCAGCTGGTGGGGTTGGTATCGCTGCTGGAGCTACAATTCTCGGACAATTTGGTCAACGCTTCTCCTATACTCAATTAAGTCTATGCGGTTGTCTAGGCATGGCAGCATCACTAATTGGTCTATCAGTATTCACAACACATCTTTTATTAGTCCTGCTGTTGGTGACACTGTTGGGTATCTTTGGCGCACTGGTGGGTATACCCATGCAAACCGCAATCCAAACAGAAACCCCACCAGAAATGCGTGGTAAAGTCTTTGGTCTGCAAAACAATGTGATTAATATTGCTCTTTCCTTACCTTTAGCATTAGCAGGTGTCGCAGAAACCTTTTTCGGATTACAGGTAGTTTTTTTGGGATTAGCAGCGTTCGTCTTTTCAGGAGCTATATTAACTTGGTATAACTCGCATCAGTAA
- the gpmI gene encoding 2,3-bisphosphoglycerate-independent phosphoglycerate mutase: MTKAPVAPVVLVILDGWGYCEQTRGNAIVAAKTPVVESLWAAYPHTLIRTSGKAVGLPEGQMGNSEVGHLNIGAGRVVPQELVRISDAVEDGSIASNPALVKICQEVRSRNGKLHMVGLCSEGGVHSHLTHLFGLLDLAKKEQISEVCIHAITDGRDTAPVEGIKAITLLQDYLDRTGIGRIVTLSGRYYAMDRDHRWDRVKRAYDVITQDGAGNGLKPVEVLQASYAEGVNDEFVLPVRIAPGAVEPGDGVIFFNFRPDRARQLTQAFVSPQFNGFERQQIKPLSFVTFTQYDSDLPVAVAFEPQNLSNILGGVIAQHGLKQFRTAETEKYAHVTYFFNGGLEEPFAGEDRELVGSPMVATYDKAPAMSAAAVTDVAIAAIKKGIYSLVVINYANPDMVGHTGQIEATITAIETVDNCLGRLLEGISKAGGTAIITADHGNAEYMLDKEGNPWTAHTTNPVPLILVEGEKVQIPGHGTNVELRSDGKLADIAPTILEILQLPQPPEMTGRSLLQAAEYDVQRTRTPVQAGL; encoded by the coding sequence ATGACCAAAGCACCTGTTGCTCCTGTGGTGCTAGTCATTTTAGACGGATGGGGCTACTGCGAACAGACGCGAGGAAACGCTATTGTCGCTGCTAAAACTCCAGTTGTGGAAAGCTTATGGGCAGCTTATCCGCATACACTCATCCGCACTTCAGGCAAAGCCGTAGGGTTGCCAGAGGGTCAAATGGGCAATTCGGAAGTTGGTCATTTGAACATTGGCGCTGGGCGAGTAGTACCGCAAGAATTGGTACGCATCTCTGATGCGGTCGAAGATGGTTCTATTGCTTCCAACCCAGCACTTGTCAAAATTTGCCAAGAAGTTCGCTCTCGGAACGGCAAGCTACATATGGTAGGGCTTTGTTCTGAAGGCGGCGTACATTCGCATCTCACCCATTTATTCGGACTACTTGACTTAGCCAAGAAAGAGCAAATTTCAGAAGTTTGTATTCACGCCATCACAGATGGTCGTGACACTGCCCCAGTAGAGGGTATAAAAGCAATTACGCTCTTACAAGACTATTTAGACCGCACAGGAATTGGCCGGATAGTTACCCTCAGCGGTCGCTACTACGCGATGGATCGCGATCACCGCTGGGATCGTGTCAAACGCGCCTACGACGTGATCACACAAGATGGTGCTGGTAATGGTCTCAAACCTGTGGAAGTCTTGCAAGCATCTTACGCAGAAGGAGTGAATGACGAGTTTGTCCTCCCAGTCAGAATTGCGCCTGGTGCAGTAGAACCAGGGGATGGAGTCATATTCTTTAACTTTCGTCCCGATCGCGCCAGACAGTTAACTCAAGCTTTCGTCAGTCCTCAATTTAACGGTTTTGAAAGACAGCAAATCAAGCCGCTGTCATTTGTTACTTTTACGCAATACGATTCAGACTTACCAGTAGCTGTGGCATTTGAGCCGCAGAATCTCAGCAATATTCTTGGGGGAGTAATTGCTCAGCATGGTCTGAAGCAGTTCCGCACAGCTGAAACAGAAAAATATGCTCACGTTACCTACTTCTTCAATGGGGGTTTAGAGGAACCTTTTGCTGGAGAAGACAGAGAACTTGTCGGTAGCCCGATGGTAGCGACTTACGACAAAGCCCCAGCAATGTCAGCAGCAGCAGTCACAGATGTAGCGATCGCCGCAATTAAAAAGGGAATCTACTCCCTAGTTGTGATTAACTATGCTAACCCAGACATGGTGGGGCATACAGGTCAAATCGAAGCTACGATTACGGCAATTGAAACGGTTGATAACTGTTTGGGACGCCTACTAGAAGGTATTAGCAAAGCTGGTGGTACAGCAATTATTACTGCCGACCACGGCAACGCTGAGTATATGCTAGATAAAGAGGGTAATCCCTGGACAGCTCACACTACTAACCCAGTTCCTTTAATATTGGTGGAAGGAGAGAAAGTTCAAATCCCTGGACATGGTACAAATGTCGAACTGCGAAGCGATGGCAAGCTAGCCGACATTGCTCCTACGATTCTGGAGATTTTACAACTACCTCAACCACCAGAGATGACAGGGCGATCGCTCTTGCAAGCAGCAGAATATGATGTGCAACGCACTCGTACTCCTGTGCAAGCCGGTCTGTAA
- a CDS encoding type I restriction enzyme HsdR N-terminal domain-containing protein — translation MKSLSEEISIKLKTYKRSYTEYTKCLIRGREIVLDGRPEEKVRQIFIYFMINKSGLFPNEIDIKVESNNHDIELYTTVKNKCFRPYHPPLLIVEVKREEEYLQNHEEQIERYLKKSDSEIGILYNYYEIIAYTKIGAGFTSNHLNSLEDIPPLILQSSNQLDKDILEFEKAVNGSFDSFNYLVNKYGTHKLNTIIFRLKGEQLPISGTFFEFQDHKVKYLKNGENWQSLNYQDFEKLVSITYGQI, via the coding sequence ATGAAAAGCTTAAGTGAAGAAATATCCATCAAACTAAAGACATACAAGAGAAGTTATACAGAATATACAAAATGCTTGATTAGAGGAAGAGAAATTGTTCTTGATGGAAGACCAGAAGAAAAAGTTAGGCAAATATTTATCTACTTTATGATAAATAAAAGTGGTTTATTTCCAAATGAAATTGATATCAAAGTTGAATCTAATAATCATGATATAGAACTATATACAACTGTCAAAAATAAATGTTTTAGACCATATCACCCTCCTCTGCTGATTGTGGAAGTGAAGCGAGAAGAAGAATACTTACAGAATCATGAGGAGCAGATTGAAAGATACCTAAAAAAATCTGATTCAGAAATAGGTATTTTATATAATTATTATGAAATTATTGCATATACGAAAATAGGCGCAGGATTTACGAGTAATCATCTTAATAGTCTTGAAGATATACCACCTTTAATCTTGCAAAGTTCTAATCAATTAGATAAGGACATACTAGAATTTGAAAAAGCTGTAAATGGAAGTTTTGATAGCTTTAATTACCTTGTTAACAAATATGGAACACATAAACTTAATACTATAATTTTTAGACTTAAAGGTGAACAATTACCTATATCAGGTACTTTCTTTGAATTTCAAGATCATAAGGTGAAATATCTTAAAAATGGTGAAAACTGGCAAAGCTTAAATTACCAAGATTTTGAAAAACTAGTTTCCATAACATATGGACAAATATAA
- the secG gene encoding preprotein translocase subunit SecG: MTVTNIVQGIWAFSATGLIILVLLHSPKGDGIGAIGGQAQLFSSTKSAENTLNRVTWALTVIFLGLTVVLSANWLPK, from the coding sequence ATGACAGTTACTAACATTGTGCAAGGCATTTGGGCATTTTCCGCTACTGGTTTGATTATCTTGGTGTTGCTACATAGCCCTAAAGGTGATGGTATTGGAGCTATAGGTGGACAAGCCCAGCTGTTTAGCAGCACTAAGAGCGCAGAAAACACATTAAACCGAGTTACTTGGGCGCTGACAGTTATTTTTCTCGGTTTAACGGTAGTTTTAAGCGCCAATTGGTTGCCTAAGTAA
- a CDS encoding peptidase gives MGKRTQYPTSNTLKNLITRRLLAALALVIGTGLLVILTDFQLTDTLTKSHLYAQESIISFPLSISPLAKPHPLPSTLSQWQDKTNSGDYFSQVTTTKEGYLVWSQFPVRVYVETPKAVNNKQAEAWINRVLQAVQEWSNYLPLIIVEQPEVADITILRKAPPLQISRGDKIPRARSAQTTYELYVSNQVLSHRFTIFLSPSQTGEYLQAAARHELGHALGIWGHSPLQTDALYFSQVRNPPPISPRDVNTLKRVYEQPTSLGWLVIKRK, from the coding sequence ATGGGAAAAAGAACCCAATACCCGACATCTAATACCCTCAAAAATTTAATTACACGGCGGTTATTAGCAGCTCTTGCCTTAGTTATTGGCACAGGGCTGCTAGTCATTTTAACTGACTTCCAATTAACTGATACTTTGACAAAATCACATTTATATGCACAAGAATCCATAATTTCTTTCCCTCTTTCCATCTCACCTTTGGCCAAACCTCATCCTCTACCCTCTACACTCTCACAGTGGCAAGATAAGACAAACAGTGGTGATTACTTTTCCCAAGTCACAACAACCAAAGAGGGTTATTTGGTCTGGTCGCAATTTCCTGTTCGAGTTTACGTAGAAACACCAAAAGCTGTAAATAACAAACAAGCCGAAGCATGGATTAATAGGGTTTTGCAGGCTGTGCAAGAGTGGAGTAATTATTTACCTTTAATAATAGTTGAACAGCCAGAGGTTGCTGATATTACTATTTTGCGAAAAGCGCCACCTCTTCAGATTTCCCGTGGGGACAAAATTCCCCGTGCGCGTTCTGCACAAACCACTTATGAATTATATGTAAGCAACCAAGTTTTATCCCACCGCTTCACCATTTTTCTGAGTCCCAGCCAAACAGGTGAGTATCTGCAAGCTGCGGCACGTCACGAACTTGGTCACGCCCTGGGAATCTGGGGTCATAGTCCACTACAAACTGACGCCCTATATTTTTCTCAAGTTCGCAACCCGCCGCCTATTTCTCCTAGAGATGTGAATACTTTAAAGCGAGTTTATGAACAACCTACGAGTTTAGGATGGTTAGTAATTAAACGTAAGTAA
- a CDS encoding ABC-F family ATP-binding cassette domain-containing protein, with protein sequence MLRLEHISKIYPTGEVLKDINWEVKPGDRIGLVGVNGAGKSTQLKIISGEIEPTAGEIIRPNSLHIAYLNQEFEVDPSRTVREEFWTVFKEANSVQQSLAQVQRDMETATPEELDRLIDKLDRLQRQFEGLDGYGLDARIGKILPEMGFGLEDGDRLVSAFSGGWQMRMSLGKILLQKPDLLLLDEPTNHLDLETIEWLENYLRGLITPMVIVSHDREFLDRLCTQIVETERGVSATYLGNYSAYLEQKAENQSAQLSAYERQQKELEKQQTFVDRFRASATRSTQAKSREKQLDKIERIEAPTGGVRTLHFRFPPAPRSGREVVNIKDLTHVYDDKILFLGANLLIERGDRIAFLGPNGAGKSTLLRVIMGMEKPTEGSVKLGDHNVLPGYFEQNQAEALDLKRTVMETIHDEVPDWDNQEVRTLLGRFLFTGDTVFKAVGALSGGEKARLALAKMLLRPANLLILDEPTNHLDIPAKEMLEEALQNYDGTAIVVSHDRYFISQVANKIVEIRDGEFRVYLGDYHYYLQKIAEEKEEAKLAAIAAEKAAKKAAKAAKAGTKRK encoded by the coding sequence ATGCTGCGACTCGAACATATCAGTAAAATTTATCCTACAGGCGAAGTTCTCAAGGATATCAACTGGGAAGTTAAACCAGGCGATCGCATTGGCTTAGTCGGTGTCAACGGTGCCGGAAAATCCACCCAACTCAAAATCATCTCTGGGGAAATTGAACCCACCGCTGGCGAAATCATCCGTCCTAATAGCTTACACATAGCCTACCTCAACCAAGAGTTTGAAGTAGACCCTAGCCGCACAGTTAGAGAAGAATTCTGGACAGTCTTTAAAGAAGCTAACTCTGTGCAGCAATCTCTGGCGCAGGTACAGCGTGATATGGAAACAGCTACCCCAGAGGAACTGGATCGACTAATCGACAAGTTGGATCGTTTGCAGCGCCAATTTGAAGGCTTGGATGGTTACGGCTTAGACGCACGCATTGGGAAAATTTTACCAGAGATGGGGTTTGGGCTAGAAGATGGCGATCGCCTCGTCAGTGCCTTCAGTGGCGGTTGGCAGATGCGGATGAGTTTGGGTAAAATTCTCCTGCAAAAACCCGACTTGTTGCTGCTGGACGAGCCTACTAACCACCTGGATTTAGAAACCATTGAGTGGCTAGAAAATTACCTCAGAGGGCTGATTACGCCGATGGTAATAGTCTCCCATGACCGGGAGTTCCTTGACCGCCTCTGCACCCAAATTGTGGAAACTGAACGTGGTGTTTCCGCTACTTACCTTGGTAACTACTCGGCATATTTGGAACAAAAAGCTGAAAATCAATCTGCACAACTTAGTGCTTACGAACGCCAGCAAAAAGAATTAGAGAAACAGCAAACCTTTGTTGATAGATTTCGCGCCAGTGCTACCCGCAGTACCCAGGCAAAAAGCCGGGAAAAGCAACTCGACAAAATTGAGCGTATTGAAGCACCGACAGGTGGGGTAAGAACTTTACACTTCCGCTTTCCTCCTGCACCTCGTAGTGGACGAGAGGTAGTGAACATCAAAGATTTAACTCATGTTTATGACGATAAGATTTTGTTTTTGGGAGCAAACCTCTTAATTGAAAGAGGCGATCGCATTGCTTTTCTTGGCCCCAATGGTGCGGGAAAATCTACGTTGCTGCGCGTAATTATGGGTATGGAAAAACCCACAGAAGGTTCTGTTAAATTAGGCGATCACAACGTTCTTCCCGGTTATTTTGAACAAAATCAAGCTGAAGCTTTGGACTTAAAGAGAACTGTTATGGAAACCATCCATGATGAAGTTCCTGACTGGGATAATCAAGAAGTCCGTACACTTTTGGGACGGTTCTTATTCACTGGTGACACTGTATTTAAAGCAGTTGGGGCGTTGAGTGGGGGAGAAAAAGCTCGTCTGGCATTGGCAAAGATGCTCTTACGTCCTGCTAATTTACTAATTTTAGATGAGCCGACAAACCACCTAGATATTCCAGCTAAAGAAATGTTGGAAGAAGCGCTGCAAAATTATGATGGCACGGCAATTGTGGTTTCACATGACCGTTATTTTATTTCTCAGGTAGCCAACAAAATCGTCGAAATTCGTGATGGCGAATTCCGCGTTTATCTAGGAGATTATCATTACTATCTCCAGAAAATTGCTGAAGAAAAAGAAGAAGCAAAGTTAGCTGCGATCGCAGCAGAAAAAGCTGCAAAGAAAGCGGCAAAAGCTGCTAAAGCTGGTACAAAACGCAAATGA
- the recO gene encoding DNA repair protein RecO produces MSRTYTATGINLKAQALGESDKIVTILTREFGLIRAVAPGARKHNSSLGGRSGMFVVNELLIAKGRSLDKITQAQTLKTYPGLAKDLAKLAASQYLAEIVLCQALSEQPQEELYEILNEHLNRLEALPKTESYSILAHLAHAVFHLLALAGLTPQVQVCCLTQQPITPDFTDSNWQVGFSIPAGGTVCLETWESLRRGGEGERGRQKNPSLPSSIHHPNISSSSPKPSNQTVVVHRQEIPVISSRLSATELAMLQLLSQPEIMQSNTSTDYGWVSVEHILRQYTQYHLGRPIRSATLIDSYFAPYHDATV; encoded by the coding sequence ATGAGCAGAACCTATACAGCAACTGGAATTAATCTCAAAGCCCAAGCTCTGGGAGAATCGGATAAAATAGTGACTATCTTGACACGAGAATTTGGTCTGATTCGAGCAGTAGCCCCAGGCGCACGCAAGCACAACTCCAGCCTGGGCGGTAGAAGTGGAATGTTTGTGGTAAATGAACTATTAATTGCCAAAGGGCGATCGCTCGATAAAATTACTCAAGCACAGACGTTAAAAACTTATCCAGGTCTGGCTAAAGATTTGGCAAAATTAGCTGCTAGTCAGTATTTAGCAGAAATAGTCTTGTGTCAGGCTTTAAGTGAACAACCTCAAGAAGAACTTTATGAGATACTCAATGAACATCTCAACCGATTAGAGGCATTGCCCAAGACAGAAAGTTATAGTATCTTGGCGCATTTGGCTCATGCGGTGTTTCACCTTTTAGCTTTGGCTGGACTGACGCCTCAAGTACAAGTCTGTTGCTTAACTCAGCAGCCCATAACGCCGGACTTTACAGATTCCAACTGGCAAGTAGGATTTAGCATCCCGGCGGGTGGAACAGTTTGCTTAGAAACTTGGGAAAGCTTGCGAAGAGGGGGAGAAGGAGAGAGGGGTAGACAAAAAAATCCTTCTTTGCCTTCATCAATTCATCACCCTAATATAAGTTCATCTTCGCCAAAACCTAGCAACCAAACAGTAGTTGTCCATCGGCAAGAAATACCTGTGATTTCTAGTCGCCTGAGTGCTACAGAACTGGCTATGCTTCAGCTTTTGTCACAACCAGAGATCATGCAGAGCAATACAAGCACAGATTATGGTTGGGTATCTGTTGAGCACATTTTACGTCAGTATACTCAATATCACTTAGGTCGCCCTATTCGCTCCGCTACCTTGATTGACTCTTATTTTGCTCCCTACCATGATGCAACCGTCTGA
- a CDS encoding glycosyltransferase family 4 protein yields the protein MRIAWIGKKSPFCGNVTYSREITNALLDRGHQVSFLHFAQEESVPENWPNFQEVSLPFIYKSQVYTIPTFKATKVLTQSLRQIKPDIVHASLTLSPLDFVLPEICQELNLPLIATFHTPFAGKGAKLISGTQLLAYQLYAPFLVNYDRVIVFSQIQRELLARMGVREENIAIIPNGVDTVKYSPGPSQVKAEFQAERLFVYQGRIAPEKNVEALLRAWKQSAMGSGSKLLIVGDGPLKPSLEPFYDWEYGINWLGFVADEDRRIEILRGADVFVLPSLVEGLSLSLLEAMSCGVACLATDVGADGEVLEKGAGIVINTKTARSQLRTLLPLLQDHPELTTLLGQKARNRVLDRYTLTKNITLLEELYREVLTQQPLPLSRRA from the coding sequence ATGCGTATAGCCTGGATCGGAAAAAAATCACCCTTTTGCGGTAATGTCACCTATAGTCGAGAAATTACAAATGCTCTGCTAGACCGAGGACACCAAGTTAGCTTTCTTCACTTCGCTCAAGAAGAATCAGTACCAGAGAACTGGCCAAATTTCCAAGAAGTTTCCCTACCTTTCATTTACAAGTCTCAGGTTTACACAATTCCTACATTTAAAGCGACTAAAGTTTTAACTCAGTCGCTGCGACAAATCAAGCCGGATATAGTTCATGCTTCCTTGACCCTATCTCCTCTTGATTTTGTTCTACCAGAAATTTGTCAGGAACTTAATTTGCCCCTGATTGCCACTTTTCACACACCGTTTGCAGGTAAGGGTGCAAAACTGATATCGGGAACACAGCTTTTGGCTTATCAGCTTTACGCGCCTTTTTTGGTTAATTACGATCGCGTGATTGTATTTTCCCAAATTCAGCGAGAATTATTGGCACGTATGGGTGTACGAGAAGAAAATATTGCCATAATTCCCAACGGAGTAGATACTGTTAAATATTCTCCTGGCCCTTCTCAAGTCAAAGCAGAATTTCAAGCTGAACGCTTGTTTGTCTATCAAGGTCGGATAGCCCCAGAGAAAAACGTTGAAGCCCTTCTCCGGGCTTGGAAGCAATCGGCTATGGGATCTGGTAGTAAGCTGTTGATTGTTGGAGATGGGCCTTTGAAGCCTTCTTTAGAGCCTTTTTATGATTGGGAATATGGCATTAATTGGTTAGGATTTGTTGCTGATGAAGACCGACGCATCGAAATATTGCGAGGCGCAGATGTATTCGTTTTGCCTTCATTGGTAGAGGGTTTATCTCTTTCTTTGTTAGAAGCAATGTCCTGTGGTGTGGCTTGTTTAGCAACAGATGTAGGTGCAGATGGTGAAGTCTTGGAAAAGGGTGCAGGTATAGTCATTAATACTAAAACCGCGCGATCGCAATTAAGAACTCTTTTACCACTTTTACAAGATCATCCTGAGTTAACAACCCTACTAGGGCAGAAAGCTAGAAACAGGGTGTTAGACCGCTATACTCTCACTAAAAATATTACTTTGCTGGAAGAACTTTATCGGGAAGTTTTAACACAGCAACCTTTACCGCTGAGTCGTAGAGCATAA